One Microbacterium trichothecenolyticum DNA window includes the following coding sequences:
- a CDS encoding TlyA family RNA methyltransferase codes for MSARLDAALAARGLARSRSHAAQLIADGLVSVDGRPVVKAATSVGDDSVLEVAGADHYVSRAAHKLIAALDAFDVHVNGAVALDLGASTGGFTQVLRERGARPVLAVDVGHGQLSTVISADPDVVSVEGYNVRFMTADSLAAATGIAERPRAVTGDLSFISLHHVIPAIADTADSDADVVLLIKPQFEVGRTAVKGGLVTDPALRSDAVHGVLWAAWDAGLRTNGLIASPIVGTHGNQEYVAWFSAAHGTNPSEWESTVTRLTGSR; via the coding sequence GTGAGCGCGCGCCTCGACGCCGCTCTCGCGGCACGCGGGTTGGCGCGTTCCCGCTCCCACGCAGCCCAGCTGATCGCCGACGGTCTGGTCAGCGTCGATGGACGGCCGGTGGTCAAGGCGGCGACGTCGGTCGGCGACGACAGCGTTCTCGAGGTCGCGGGTGCGGATCATTACGTCAGCCGCGCGGCTCACAAGCTCATCGCCGCACTCGACGCGTTCGACGTGCACGTCAACGGCGCGGTCGCCCTCGACCTCGGCGCCTCGACCGGAGGTTTCACACAGGTCTTGCGCGAACGCGGGGCGCGTCCTGTCCTGGCCGTCGACGTCGGACACGGACAGTTGTCCACCGTCATCTCCGCCGACCCCGACGTGGTGTCGGTGGAGGGGTATAACGTGCGGTTCATGACCGCCGACTCCCTCGCCGCCGCCACCGGAATCGCCGAGCGCCCCCGGGCCGTCACGGGCGATCTCTCCTTCATCTCTCTCCATCACGTCATCCCCGCGATCGCCGATACCGCTGACTCCGATGCCGACGTCGTCCTGCTGATCAAGCCCCAATTCGAGGTGGGCCGCACCGCGGTGAAGGGTGGGCTCGTCACAGACCCCGCGCTGCGGTCAGACGCTGTCCACGGTGTGCTGTGGGCGGCGTGGGACGCCGGTCTGCGCACGAACGGACTCATCGCATCGCCCATCGTCGGAACCCACGGCAACCAGGAGTACGTTGCGTGGTTCTCGGCCGCCCACGGCACGAACCCCTCAGAATGGGAGAGCACCGTGACCCGATTGACCGGAAGCCGATGA
- a CDS encoding NAD kinase, with product MTSSERRILLVVHARRDDTVQAAQRIISAVRAAGAVPVVSLEDRPELAERLSLEAVATLGVDVEIDDVELAIVLGGDGTILRAAEMVRGGTAPILGINMGHVGFLAEIERDDMDDAVRRVIARDYAVEERLALAVKIQDADDRVIFETWALNEATVEKASRERMLEVVMAVDGRPLSSFGCDGVVIATPTGSTAYNFSAGGPVVWPTVEAIAVVPLSAHALFARPLVVGPDASVAVEVLERTSGSGILWCDGRRSHELPPGARVVVRRSSRPVRLARLHPAAFTERLVRKFRLPVTGWRGAGGGAA from the coding sequence ATGACCTCCAGCGAACGCCGCATCCTCCTCGTCGTCCACGCGCGCCGCGACGACACTGTTCAGGCCGCCCAGCGCATCATCTCGGCGGTGCGGGCAGCCGGAGCGGTTCCTGTCGTGTCGCTCGAGGACCGACCCGAGCTCGCTGAACGGCTCTCGCTCGAGGCCGTGGCCACGCTGGGCGTCGACGTCGAAATAGACGACGTCGAGCTGGCCATCGTGCTCGGGGGCGACGGAACGATCCTGCGGGCAGCCGAGATGGTGCGGGGCGGGACGGCTCCCATCCTGGGGATCAACATGGGGCACGTGGGATTCCTCGCCGAGATCGAGCGCGACGACATGGACGACGCGGTCCGACGTGTCATCGCGCGCGACTACGCGGTCGAAGAACGCCTGGCTCTCGCCGTGAAGATCCAAGACGCCGACGATCGCGTCATCTTCGAGACGTGGGCACTGAACGAGGCCACGGTCGAGAAGGCGAGCCGCGAACGCATGCTCGAGGTGGTCATGGCCGTCGACGGGCGACCCCTGTCGTCGTTCGGATGCGACGGCGTCGTCATCGCGACCCCCACGGGTTCCACGGCCTACAACTTCTCCGCGGGAGGACCGGTCGTGTGGCCGACGGTCGAGGCGATCGCCGTCGTGCCCCTCTCCGCCCACGCGCTTTTCGCCCGCCCCCTGGTCGTCGGCCCCGACGCCAGCGTCGCGGTGGAGGTGCTCGAGCGCACCAGCGGAAGCGGCATCCTATGGTGCGACGGCAGGCGCTCGCACGAGCTGCCTCCCGGCGCCAGGGTCGTCGTCCGGCGGTCCTCGCGTCCGGTACGTCTCGCACGGCTCCACCCTGCCGCGTTCACCGAGCGACTGGTCCGAAAGTTCCGCCTCCCGGTCACCGGGTGGCGTGGCGCTGGCGGAGGTGCCGCATGA
- the recN gene encoding DNA repair protein RecN, with translation MIEEMRLRDLGVIADATLPMGRGFTAITGETGAGKTMVVTGLGLLLGQRADSGAVRKGAAQAAVEGVWIVPEDGAVAARVREAGGDVEPVGGGAAELYLGRTVSSEGRGRATVGGRTAPAGVLADLADDLVVVHGQSDQLRLKSSSAQREALDRFGGEPVTTARAAYSAAWDAWRAVDAELAALTADRDDRAREAEQLRAAIAEIEAAAPVAGEDEELARRAERLTNAEELRVAAVTAHAALSNDDGTPDVITLLAEARRVLERIAGSDDALAAIGEQVADLGYRATDVSVALSGYLADLDESGPHELAAVDERRGVLAGLARTHGSVDAAIALLETGSARLVELDDDGDRLERLEAQRDTAADALDEAAAALTAARREAAQRLSAAVTEELHALALPDARLTVDVAPATPAGHGRDEVSILLAPHPGADPRPVSRGASGGELSRVMLAIEVVIAGVDPVPTFVFDEVDAGIGGAAAIEVGRRLARLAESSQVIAVTHLAQVAAFAGNHLTVVKGNDGAVTASSVRRLDGAEREAEMARLLSGLSDSDAALTHARELLETGRAVG, from the coding sequence ATGATCGAGGAGATGCGCCTGCGCGATCTCGGCGTGATCGCCGACGCCACCTTGCCGATGGGGCGCGGTTTCACCGCCATCACCGGTGAAACCGGCGCGGGAAAGACGATGGTGGTGACCGGCCTCGGTCTGCTGCTCGGCCAGCGCGCCGACTCCGGTGCCGTCCGCAAGGGCGCCGCGCAGGCCGCGGTGGAGGGGGTCTGGATCGTGCCCGAAGACGGCGCGGTCGCTGCCCGCGTGCGCGAGGCTGGCGGCGACGTCGAGCCCGTCGGCGGGGGCGCCGCTGAGCTGTACCTGGGCCGCACCGTCTCGAGCGAAGGACGCGGACGCGCCACCGTGGGAGGACGCACCGCACCCGCGGGGGTCCTCGCCGACCTGGCCGACGATCTCGTCGTCGTGCACGGGCAGTCCGACCAACTGCGGCTGAAGTCATCGTCGGCCCAGCGCGAGGCCCTCGACCGTTTCGGCGGCGAGCCGGTGACCACGGCTCGCGCGGCTTACAGCGCGGCATGGGACGCCTGGCGTGCGGTGGACGCCGAGCTGGCCGCCCTCACCGCAGACCGCGACGACCGCGCGCGCGAGGCCGAGCAGCTGCGCGCCGCGATCGCCGAGATCGAAGCCGCGGCGCCCGTCGCCGGCGAGGACGAAGAACTCGCCCGTCGGGCCGAGCGGCTCACCAACGCCGAAGAACTGCGGGTGGCGGCGGTCACGGCCCATGCCGCCTTGTCGAACGACGACGGCACGCCCGACGTGATCACGCTGCTGGCCGAAGCGCGCCGCGTTCTCGAGCGCATCGCCGGAAGCGATGACGCCCTCGCCGCAATCGGAGAGCAGGTGGCCGACCTCGGCTACCGCGCCACTGACGTCTCGGTGGCGCTGTCGGGCTACCTCGCCGACCTCGACGAATCCGGCCCGCACGAACTCGCCGCCGTCGACGAGCGGCGCGGTGTGCTCGCCGGCCTCGCCCGCACGCACGGGTCGGTGGATGCCGCGATCGCGCTGCTCGAGACCGGTTCGGCCCGTCTCGTCGAGCTCGACGACGACGGAGACCGGCTCGAGCGTCTCGAGGCCCAGCGCGACACCGCCGCGGACGCACTCGACGAGGCGGCGGCGGCTCTCACCGCTGCACGTCGCGAAGCGGCCCAGCGCTTGAGCGCGGCCGTCACAGAGGAGTTGCACGCGCTGGCTCTGCCCGACGCGCGTCTGACGGTCGACGTAGCGCCAGCCACCCCCGCGGGGCACGGCCGCGACGAAGTGTCGATCCTGCTCGCGCCGCACCCGGGCGCCGACCCGCGTCCCGTATCGCGAGGCGCCTCCGGCGGAGAGCTCAGCCGCGTCATGCTCGCCATCGAGGTCGTCATCGCCGGGGTCGACCCCGTGCCCACCTTCGTCTTCGACGAGGTCGACGCCGGGATCGGTGGAGCCGCCGCGATCGAGGTCGGACGCCGCCTCGCGCGTCTCGCAGAATCGTCGCAGGTCATCGCGGTGACGCACCTCGCTCAGGTGGCGGCGTTCGCCGGCAACCACCTGACCGTCGTGAAGGGCAACGACGGTGCGGTCACGGCATCCAGCGTCCGGCGGCTCGACGGCGCCGAACGCGAGGCCGAGATGGCTCGTCTGCTGTCGGGGCTGAGCGACTCGGATGCGGCGCTGACACACGCGCGGGAGCTGCTCGAGACGGGGCGCGCCGTCGGCTGA
- a CDS encoding CTP synthase produces the protein MQTSDAGHSDDTTFTTKHIFVTGGVVSSLGKGLTAASLGNLLTARGLRVVMQKLDPYLNVDPGTMNPFQHGEVFVTDDGAETDLDIGHYERFLDIELSQAANVTTGQIYSQVIARERRGEYLGDTVQVIPHITDEIKRRMRLQASESPQPDVIITEIGGTVGDIESQPFIESARQIRHELGRKNVFFVHVSLVPFMGASGEQKTKPTQHSVATLRSIGIQPDALVLRSDRPVTESNKRKIALMCDVDEDAVVNAIDVPSIYDIPTMLHDQGLDAYIVDALDIAKAADVDWSRWQRVLQAVHNPKHEVTIGLVGKYIDLPDAYLSVTEAIKAGGFGQETQVKITWIPSDLCETPEGAAKALSTVDGIIVPGGFGIRGIEGKLGALRFAREQGIPTLGICLGLQCMVIEYARTVAGLEGASSSEFDPDTVHPVVATMAEQVDILESGDLGGTMRLGLYPADLAEGSLAAEVYGANRISERHRHRYEVNNAYRQQLNDAGLVFSGLNPDLDLVEFVELPRDVHPYYIATQAHPELRSRPTEPHPLFRGLVAAALDRHRSSELFDVEED, from the coding sequence ATGCAGACTTCGGACGCGGGACATTCAGACGACACGACCTTCACGACGAAGCACATTTTCGTCACCGGAGGAGTCGTCTCCTCCCTGGGTAAAGGCCTGACGGCGGCAAGCCTCGGCAACCTCCTCACGGCTCGTGGGCTGCGCGTGGTCATGCAGAAGCTCGACCCGTACCTCAACGTCGACCCGGGGACGATGAACCCGTTCCAGCACGGCGAGGTCTTCGTCACCGACGACGGTGCCGAGACCGACCTCGACATCGGACACTACGAGCGCTTCCTCGACATCGAGCTCAGCCAGGCGGCCAACGTCACCACCGGGCAGATCTACTCGCAGGTCATCGCCCGCGAGCGCCGCGGCGAGTACCTGGGTGACACGGTGCAGGTCATCCCGCACATCACCGACGAGATCAAGCGCCGCATGCGCCTGCAAGCGAGCGAGAGCCCGCAGCCCGACGTCATCATCACCGAGATCGGCGGCACCGTCGGCGACATCGAGTCGCAACCCTTCATCGAGTCGGCGCGCCAGATCCGCCACGAGCTCGGCCGCAAGAACGTGTTCTTCGTGCACGTCTCGCTCGTTCCCTTCATGGGCGCCTCTGGCGAGCAGAAGACCAAGCCGACGCAGCACTCCGTCGCCACGCTCCGCTCGATCGGCATCCAGCCCGACGCTCTCGTGCTGCGAAGCGACCGCCCCGTCACCGAGTCGAACAAGCGCAAGATCGCTCTGATGTGCGACGTCGACGAAGACGCCGTGGTCAACGCCATCGACGTGCCCAGCATCTACGACATCCCGACGATGCTGCACGATCAGGGCCTCGACGCCTACATCGTCGACGCGCTCGACATCGCCAAGGCGGCCGACGTCGACTGGTCGCGCTGGCAGCGCGTGCTCCAGGCGGTGCACAACCCCAAGCACGAGGTCACCATCGGCCTGGTCGGGAAGTACATCGACCTGCCCGACGCCTACCTGTCGGTCACCGAGGCGATCAAGGCCGGTGGGTTCGGACAGGAGACCCAGGTGAAGATCACCTGGATCCCGTCCGACCTGTGCGAGACGCCCGAGGGTGCCGCCAAAGCACTCAGCACGGTCGACGGCATCATCGTCCCTGGCGGCTTCGGCATCCGCGGCATCGAGGGAAAGCTCGGCGCGCTGCGCTTCGCACGCGAGCAGGGGATCCCCACGCTCGGCATCTGCCTCGGCCTGCAGTGCATGGTCATCGAGTACGCCCGCACCGTGGCCGGGCTCGAGGGGGCGTCGTCGAGTGAATTCGATCCCGACACCGTCCACCCCGTGGTGGCGACCATGGCGGAGCAGGTCGACATCCTCGAAAGCGGTGACCTCGGCGGCACCATGCGCCTGGGTCTGTACCCGGCCGACCTGGCCGAGGGCTCGCTCGCGGCCGAGGTCTACGGCGCGAACCGCATCTCGGAGCGCCACCGTCACCGCTACGAGGTCAACAACGCCTACCGTCAGCAGCTGAACGACGCAGGACTTGTCTTCTCGGGTCTCAACCCCGACCTCGACCTCGTCGAGTTCGTGGAGCTGCCGCGAGACGTGCACCCGTACTACATCGCCACCCAGGCGCACCCCGAGCTGCGCTCGCGTCCTACCGAACCGCACCCCCTGTTCCGCGGTCTGGTCGCGGCGGCGCTCGATCGGCACCGTTCGAGTGAGCTGTTCGACGTCGAGGAGGACTGA
- a CDS encoding NUDIX domain-containing protein, which produces MEELRDERVDLEVISSELVYQGAVWNVRSDTVRYGDSEMTRQYVAHPGAAAVVAIDDDERVVLIQQYRHPIKERDWEIPAGLLDVAGEPPLETAKRELTEEVDLAAERWQHLVSMHTTPGGNDEVVHIFLARGLSHVESDYEREHEESDMRVERLPLADVIDGVLAGRLRNGILATGALAAAEVLRREAAAV; this is translated from the coding sequence GTGGAGGAGCTCCGCGACGAGCGCGTCGACCTCGAGGTCATCTCGAGCGAGCTGGTCTACCAGGGGGCGGTATGGAACGTCCGTTCCGACACCGTCCGCTACGGCGACAGCGAGATGACGCGTCAGTACGTCGCGCACCCGGGAGCTGCGGCGGTCGTGGCGATCGACGACGACGAACGGGTCGTGCTGATCCAGCAGTACCGGCATCCGATCAAGGAACGCGACTGGGAGATCCCAGCGGGTCTGCTCGACGTCGCGGGCGAGCCCCCGCTCGAGACCGCGAAGCGCGAACTGACCGAAGAGGTCGACCTCGCGGCGGAGCGCTGGCAGCACCTCGTGTCGATGCACACGACCCCGGGCGGCAATGACGAGGTCGTGCACATCTTCCTCGCGCGAGGCCTCAGCCACGTCGAGAGCGACTACGAGCGCGAGCACGAGGAGTCCGACATGCGGGTCGAACGACTGCCCCTCGCCGACGTGATCGACGGTGTGCTGGCGGGACGCCTGCGCAACGGCATCCTCGCCACGGGAGCGCTCGCCGCGGCCGAGGTGCTGCGCCGTGAGGCCGCCGCGGTCTGA
- the xerD gene encoding site-specific tyrosine recombinase XerD, translating to MELERAVEGYLRHVALERGLSDHTVAAYRRDLAMYADWLRDHGVDVIETVTPALIADFAAERASTEPPPASSSLARLQSSVRGLHRFLVREGRADDDPTGRLRPPKAPRRLPKALTITQVDALLDAAGPAPGSDDAAAADPAAVRDRALLELLYATGARVSEIVQLDVDDTAHGDLLRLRGKGDKERVVPVGSYARDAIEAYLTRVRPALAAKGRATPRLFLGVRGAPLSRQSAWLIIQEAAERARLTAHVSPHTLRHSFATHLLQGGADVRVVQELLGHASVATTQIYTHVTVDALRDVYATSHPRAR from the coding sequence GTGGAGCTCGAGCGCGCGGTCGAGGGGTATCTCCGCCACGTCGCGCTCGAGCGTGGGCTTTCGGACCACACCGTCGCCGCCTATCGACGCGATCTCGCGATGTACGCGGACTGGTTACGGGACCACGGCGTCGATGTGATCGAGACGGTGACACCGGCGCTGATCGCCGATTTCGCGGCGGAGCGGGCGTCGACCGAGCCGCCGCCCGCGTCGTCGTCGCTCGCGCGCCTGCAGTCGTCGGTGCGGGGGCTGCATCGTTTCCTCGTGCGCGAGGGGCGTGCCGACGACGACCCGACGGGCCGACTGCGTCCGCCCAAGGCGCCCCGGCGCCTGCCGAAGGCGCTCACCATCACGCAGGTCGACGCGCTCTTGGATGCCGCGGGGCCAGCGCCCGGGTCGGATGACGCCGCGGCGGCGGATCCCGCGGCCGTCCGCGACCGCGCGCTGTTGGAACTGCTGTACGCGACGGGTGCCCGAGTGTCGGAGATCGTGCAGCTCGACGTCGACGACACCGCGCACGGGGACCTGCTGCGGCTGCGCGGCAAGGGCGACAAGGAGCGCGTCGTTCCCGTCGGCTCGTACGCGCGGGACGCGATCGAGGCATACCTCACGCGTGTGCGGCCGGCCTTGGCGGCGAAGGGGAGGGCGACGCCCCGGCTGTTCCTCGGCGTGCGCGGCGCGCCGCTTTCGCGCCAGAGCGCGTGGCTCATCATCCAGGAGGCCGCCGAGCGTGCGCGTCTGACGGCGCATGTCTCGCCGCACACGCTGCGGCATTCGTTCGCCACACATCTGCTGCAGGGCGGCGCCGACGTGCGCGTCGTGCAAGAGCTGCTCGGTCACGCGTCGGTCGCCACGACGCAGATCTACACGCACGTCACGGTCGATGCGCTGCGGGACGTGTACGCGACCTCGCACCCCCGGGCGCGTTGA
- a CDS encoding ABC-F family ATP-binding cassette domain-containing protein, producing MTATLVAQNLAGGHGHRTLFDGVDLTVAPGDVIGVVGANGAGKSTLLRLLAGVDEPQAGSISLAPADAFVGWLPQEHERVPGETVAHYIARRTGCAEATREMDATAAALGDPDAEGADDAYATALERWLASGAADLDERLPQVLADLGLDVGSDAEMTGLSGGQAARVGLAALLLSRFDIALLDEPTNDLDLDGLERLETFVKGLRGGVVLVSHDREFLARSVTRVLELDLAQNSHRVYGGGYDAYLEERATLRRQAREKYEEYAETKADLVSRARTQREWSSQGVRNAMKKSPDNDKIRRKAATESSEKQAQKVRQMESRIARLEEVEEPRKEWHLEFTIGSAPRSSSVVSTLSGAVFRQGDFTLGPVSLQVNAGERIGITGPNGAGKSTLLRGILGRQVPDEGTASLGASVEIGEIDQARSLLVGDRPLAETFEGFVPALNSGEVRTLLAKFGLKADHVTRPVDGLSPGERTRAGLALLQARGVNVLVLDEPTNHLDLPAIEQLEQALESYTGTLLLVTHDRRMLAAVETDRRWRVEAGVVTEL from the coding sequence ATGACCGCCACCCTCGTCGCACAGAACCTCGCCGGCGGGCACGGCCACCGCACGCTCTTCGACGGCGTCGACCTCACCGTCGCACCGGGCGACGTGATCGGTGTCGTCGGGGCGAACGGTGCGGGAAAGTCCACGCTGCTGCGTCTGCTCGCCGGGGTCGACGAGCCGCAGGCCGGCTCGATCAGCCTCGCGCCCGCGGACGCGTTCGTCGGCTGGCTCCCGCAGGAGCACGAGCGCGTGCCCGGCGAGACCGTCGCACACTACATCGCGCGGCGCACGGGATGCGCCGAGGCCACGCGCGAGATGGATGCCACGGCGGCAGCGCTCGGCGACCCCGACGCCGAGGGAGCCGACGACGCGTACGCGACGGCACTCGAACGCTGGCTCGCCAGCGGCGCGGCCGACCTCGACGAGCGGTTGCCGCAGGTACTCGCCGACCTCGGGCTCGACGTCGGCTCGGATGCGGAGATGACGGGGTTGTCGGGCGGCCAGGCGGCGCGGGTGGGCCTGGCGGCGCTTCTGCTGTCGCGCTTCGACATCGCCCTGCTCGACGAGCCCACCAACGACCTCGACCTCGACGGCCTGGAGCGGCTCGAGACATTCGTGAAGGGCCTGCGCGGCGGCGTCGTGCTCGTGAGCCACGACCGCGAGTTCCTCGCGCGGTCGGTCACGCGCGTGCTCGAACTCGATCTGGCGCAGAACTCCCACCGCGTGTACGGCGGCGGCTACGACGCCTACCTGGAGGAGCGCGCGACACTGCGCCGCCAGGCGCGGGAGAAGTACGAGGAGTACGCCGAGACGAAGGCCGATCTCGTCTCGCGCGCCCGGACGCAGCGCGAGTGGTCGAGCCAGGGTGTGCGCAACGCGATGAAGAAGTCGCCCGACAACGACAAGATCCGCCGCAAGGCCGCGACGGAGTCGAGCGAGAAGCAGGCGCAGAAGGTGCGGCAGATGGAGAGTCGCATCGCACGACTCGAAGAGGTCGAGGAGCCGCGCAAGGAGTGGCACCTGGAGTTCACCATCGGCTCGGCCCCGCGGTCGAGCTCTGTGGTGTCGACGCTGTCGGGAGCGGTGTTCCGGCAGGGTGACTTCACCCTCGGGCCGGTCTCGTTGCAGGTGAACGCGGGGGAGCGGATCGGCATCACGGGGCCGAACGGTGCCGGAAAGTCGACGTTGCTGCGTGGCATCCTGGGTCGTCAGGTGCCCGATGAGGGAACGGCGAGCCTGGGCGCGAGCGTCGAGATCGGCGAGATCGACCAGGCTCGGTCGCTTCTGGTGGGTGATCGCCCGTTGGCCGAGACGTTCGAGGGGTTCGTGCCCGCGCTGAACTCCGGTGAAGTGCGGACACTGTTGGCGAAGTTCGGGCTCAAGGCCGACCATGTCACACGTCCCGTCGACGGGTTGTCACCGGGCGAGCGCACGCGCGCGGGGCTTGCGCTGCTGCAGGCGCGCGGGGTGAACGTGCTCGTGCTCGACGAACCGACGAACCATCTCGACCTGCCCGCGATCGAGCAGCTCGAGCAGGCGCTGGAGTCGTACACCGGCACGCTGCTGCTCGTCACGCACGACCGCCGCATGCTCGCCGCGGTGGAGACCGATCGGCGGTGGCGTGTCGAGGCCGGGGTCGTGACCGAGCTGTAG
- a CDS encoding LysR family transcriptional regulator, whose translation MKLEHLRRFAALAEELHFPRAAEKLGIPLASLYTTIDKLEEEVGQSLVSRTPPTQLTPAGRLLLEEAHHRIADAPPPAPKQKAPGGGKAKASKGKGRAPIVKGEPKPYKKRQGR comes from the coding sequence ATGAAGCTCGAGCACCTGCGCCGGTTCGCCGCTCTCGCCGAGGAGCTGCACTTCCCCCGCGCGGCGGAGAAGCTCGGCATCCCCCTCGCCTCGCTGTACACGACGATCGACAAGCTCGAGGAAGAGGTGGGGCAGTCGCTCGTCTCGCGCACCCCGCCCACGCAGCTCACGCCCGCCGGCCGCCTGCTGCTCGAAGAGGCGCACCACCGCATCGCCGATGCCCCGCCGCCCGCGCCGAAGCAGAAGGCTCCCGGCGGCGGCAAGGCCAAGGCGTCGAAGGGCAAGGGCCGCGCCCCGATCGTGAAGGGCGAGCCGAAGCCGTACAAGAAGCGTCAGGGCCGCTGA
- a CDS encoding GMC family oxidoreductase: MNIDRMRTFGTDEIVDVVVIGTGAGGAPLTAELAKKGLSVVALEAGRHFTLDDLTPDETEAVEINWMSERLSGGDDPTAFGPNNSGRGVGGSMLHWGAFTPRPDRRDLALRTESGEGRDWPVDPDELLSYVERVEGDIGVSGPTPYPWDPSRQYAYAPAKRNAPANLVAKGCDALGIRWADAPAAVLTRARLQDHHGERGACVNCGECHQGCRMDAKASTANTYLPAAVAAGAEIRAEAMVHGIELDARGRVEAVVYRRDGIDVRQRCRALVLAGGGVETPRLLLHTGLANDNGQVGRNFLAHGATQVWGRFDEPVRGHRGYPSSLISEDMMRPADADFAGGYLVQSLGVMPLTFSTTLVRGGGLWGPELMQRLEQARSMAGIGINAECLPSDDNRLELSDETDEFGIPRARVSFTAGTNEKALDKHATAFMLRVMEAAGARETMVLARTAHTIGTCRMSTDPSDGVVDADGRSHEIPNLWICDNSVFPSAIAANPALTIMALSLRTADRFLSAT; encoded by the coding sequence ATGAACATCGACCGGATGCGCACGTTCGGCACCGACGAGATCGTCGACGTCGTCGTGATCGGCACGGGCGCCGGGGGCGCGCCCCTCACGGCGGAGCTGGCGAAGAAGGGTCTGAGCGTCGTCGCGCTCGAAGCCGGGCGCCACTTCACGCTCGACGACCTGACGCCGGATGAGACCGAGGCCGTCGAGATCAACTGGATGTCGGAGCGTCTGAGCGGCGGCGACGACCCCACGGCCTTCGGCCCGAACAACAGCGGTCGCGGCGTGGGCGGTTCGATGCTGCACTGGGGTGCGTTCACTCCGCGCCCCGATCGCCGCGACCTCGCGCTGCGCACCGAAAGCGGCGAGGGCCGCGACTGGCCCGTCGATCCCGACGAGCTGTTGTCGTACGTCGAACGGGTCGAGGGAGACATCGGCGTCTCGGGTCCGACCCCCTACCCGTGGGACCCGTCACGCCAGTACGCGTACGCGCCCGCGAAGCGCAACGCTCCCGCGAACCTCGTCGCGAAGGGCTGCGACGCCCTCGGCATCCGCTGGGCCGATGCCCCGGCCGCGGTGCTCACCCGCGCCCGCCTGCAGGATCACCACGGCGAGCGCGGCGCGTGCGTCAACTGCGGCGAGTGCCACCAGGGGTGCCGGATGGATGCCAAGGCCTCCACCGCCAACACGTACCTGCCCGCGGCGGTCGCCGCCGGCGCCGAGATCCGCGCCGAGGCGATGGTCCACGGCATCGAGCTTGACGCCCGTGGGCGCGTCGAGGCGGTCGTGTACCGCCGAGACGGCATCGACGTGCGCCAGCGCTGCCGGGCGCTCGTCCTCGCCGGGGGCGGGGTCGAGACGCCGCGACTGCTGCTGCACACGGGCCTGGCCAACGACAACGGTCAGGTGGGCCGCAACTTCCTCGCGCATGGTGCGACGCAGGTGTGGGGCCGGTTCGACGAGCCCGTCCGCGGGCACCGCGGCTACCCGTCGTCGCTCATCAGCGAGGACATGATGCGTCCGGCCGACGCCGACTTCGCCGGCGGGTACCTCGTGCAGAGTCTCGGCGTCATGCCCCTCACCTTCTCGACGACGCTTGTCCGCGGCGGCGGCCTGTGGGGCCCGGAGCTCATGCAGCGGCTGGAGCAAGCGCGATCCATGGCCGGCATCGGCATCAATGCGGAGTGCCTGCCGTCGGACGACAACCGGCTCGAACTGTCCGACGAGACCGACGAGTTCGGCATCCCGCGGGCACGGGTGAGCTTCACCGCGGGCACGAACGAGAAGGCGCTCGACAAGCACGCCACCGCGTTCATGCTGCGGGTGATGGAGGCTGCGGGCGCGCGCGAGACCATGGTGCTGGCCCGCACCGCGCACACGATCGGAACCTGCCGGATGTCGACCGATCCGTCGGACGGCGTCGTGGATGCCGACGGCCGCTCGCACGAGATCCCCAACCTCTGGATCTGCGACAACTCCGTCTTCCCGTCCGCCATCGCCGCGAATCCCGCGCTGACGATCATGGCTCTGTCCCTGCGCACCGCCGATCGCTTCCTGTCCGCCACCTGA